In Chitinophagaceae bacterium C216, the genomic stretch GACCTTAAAGTCATACAACAATTAGCATACGATATCTGGCCCGAGACCTACTCGCCTATTCTGTCGCAGGAACAAATACGGTATATGCTAGAGTTGTTTTATAGCCTAAAGGCATTACACACCGAATACCATAAAGAGGGCTACCATTTCTTTATTATGCGTATCGGCTCAATAGATGCCGGTTATGCGTGTGTGGAACGAAAAGATGCCGCGCATTGGCATTTACACAAAATTTACCTTCACCAGCGGTATCAGGGGCAGGGCATTGGCAAAAAACTGATTCAACATGTAGAGCACGTGGCTTCCCAAAACGGCGCCCGGTATATGACCCTTAACGTGAACCGATACAATATAGCACGTTACTTTTACGAAGCCTGCGGATACAGCATCATTAAGGAAGACGACATACCCATTGGCAACGACTTTTGGATGAACGACTATATAATGCGTAAGGATTTCACGCCCGAATAAATTGCATCCCTAATTACAGTATCCAAAACAGATATTGCATTTTATAAATCTCAAAAATACAATTTTCAGAAAGAGAACAGATAGAAATGAAACGAAAGTAAACATTTGACTATCAATATATTAAAACACATCTCTCTGTACCCCTTCAGACACATAATACCATAAGGATGGGCATTTTTTAATGCAATTTTTTACAGTTTCCAATAGTGCAATCCTCATGCCACGTCGGGGCAAAAAGGGCTTGTGAGCCACCATTTTACCTCAAATAATTGTTACCTTTACATCCTTTCGAAAACTTCGATTGCATCGAATATTATCACTATAAATTGATCAAGAAAAATGAGTACAACTCCAACCACTTTGTTTGATAAAGTTTGGGACGCCCATGTGGTAAGAAAAATTGAGGATGGACCCGATGTGTTGTTCATCGATCGTCATTTTATTCACGAAGTAACCAGCCCGGTAGCCTTTTTAGGCCTGGAAAACAGAGGTATTGGCGTGCTATATCCAGAGCGTACTTTTGCTACTGCCGACCACAATACGCCTACCATCAACCAGCACTTGCCTGTAAAGGATCCACTATCGGCCAAACAGCTGGAAGCCCTTTCAAGAAATGCAGCTAAATACGGCATTTCTATTTGGGCACTGGGAAGTCCTAAAAACGGTATTGTACACGTGGTAGGTCCGGAAAACGGTATTACCCAACCAGGAATGACCATTGTGTGTGGAGACTCTCATACTTCTACTCACGGAGCATTTGGTTGTATCGCATTTGGTATCGGTACCTCAGAAGTAGAAATGGTACTTTCCTCTCAATGTATCATGCAGCCGAAGCCTAAAAAAATGCGTATCACCATCAACGGTAAGCTGGCTAAAGGCGTATTACCTAAAGATGTGGCACTGTACATGATTTCACAAATCACTGCCAGCGGTGCTACCGGTTATTTTGTGGAGTATGCCGGTGAGGTATTTGAAAACATGAGCATGGAAGGCCGTATGACCGTGTGCAACATGTCTATTGAAATGGGTGCCCGCGGTGGTATGATTGCTCCCGATGAAACTACTTTCAACTACATCAAAGGAAGAGATAAAGCCCCTAAAGGAGAAGATTGGGATAAAGCTGTAGCGTATTGGAAAACATTGAAAACAGATGAGGGTGCTGTATTTGATAAAGAGCTGATATTTGATGCTGCCGATATTGAGCCTCAAATTACTTACGGAACCAATCCCGGCTTGGGAACTGGCATCACCAGAACGATCCCCAAAGCCTCTGAAGTAAAAGACGGTGCTATCACCTTCAAAAAGGCTTTGGACTACATGGACTTTAAAGAAGGCGAACCTTTACTGGGTAAAAAAATCGACTACGTATTCCTAGGAAGCTGCACCAACGGCCGTATTGAAGACTTCCGCGCTTTTGCTTCTATAGTAAAAGGCAGAAAGAAAGCCGACCATGTAACTGCATGGCTCGTACCGGGCTCACATCTAGTAGCGCAACAAATCAAAGAAGAAGGAATTTTAGATATACTTACCGAAGCTGGATTTGAATTAAGACAACCGGGATGCTCCGCTTGCCTGGCTATGAACGATGATAAAATTCCGGCAGGTAAATATGCCGTAAGTACCAGCAACCGTAACTTCGAGGGTCGTCAGGGACCGGGAGCCCGCACCTTACTGGCTAGCCCTTATGTAGCGGCAGCCGCAGCCGTAACCGGTGTGGTTACCGATCCAAGAGAGCTTCTGCAGGAAGAAGCCGCGGTAAGTGCTTAATGCAGCTTCGATGAGAACACATTTCCTGAATAGTGATATTGTCAGGAATGGATTATTAAACCCAATTCAAATCAGCAATTAAACAATGGCATACGATAAATTCACAGTATTAACCTCCACTGCAGTTCCGCTGCCAATTGAAAATGTGGATACCGATCAGATTATTCCAGCACGTTTTTTAAAAGCTACAGAGCGCAAGGGTTTTGGTGATAATCTTTTTCGCGATTGGCGTTTTAACAGCGACAATACGCCTAAAAAAGATTTCGTACTAAACAATCCTATCTATTCAGGTAAAATACTCGTAGCTGGTAAAAACTTTGGTAGCGGTAGTAGCCGGGAGCACGCTGCGTGGGCGATTTATGACTATGGCTTCAGATGTGTGATTTCAAGCTTCTTCGCAGATATCTTCAAAGGCAATGCTTTAAACATCGGCATACTACCCGTAACTGTAAGCGAAGCATTTCTGGATAAAATCTTCAAAGCCATTGAAGCCGATCCTAAAGCTACATTCGAGGTGGACCTGCCTAACCAGAAAGTAACTATACTTTCTACCGGTGAAAGCGAATCCTTTGATATAAACGGATACAAGAAGCATAATCTGATGAACGGCTTTGACGACATCGATTATTTGCAATCCATGAAGAGCGAAATCATGGCTTTTGCCGAGAAAAGCATGTACTAAGACAAATGGATTACACGGCCACATTATTCTAAAATCCGTTTAAACCAAAAATGACCTCACAACATACCAATAGTGTAAATACATCTACAGTGCAGGAAGGAAATAAAAGTGGCGTACGACATATCGAAATCATGGATACCACACTCCGCGATGGGGAACAAACCAGCGGAGTGTCTTTCTCTGCACAGGAGAAACTAACAATTGCTCAGCTATTACTAACCGAAGTAAAAGTAGACCGCATTGAAATTGCATCGGCCCGAGTTTCGGAAGGCGAATTCAAAGCTGTAAAAAAAATTACAGACTGGGCTGCCGATAATGGATTTATCGACAGAGTTGAGGTATTAACATTTGTAGACGGAGACGTCTCCATCAAATGGATGCAGAAAGCGGGGGCTAAAGTAATGAACTTGCTCACCAAAGGTTCTTTGAATCACCTCACCCATCAGCTGAAAAAAACGCCCGAGCAGCATTTCAGCGAAATTGCTTCCGTTCTTAAATTGGCCACTAAAAAGGGTATTCAGTGCAATGTGTATCTGGAAGACTGGAGTAACGGTATGCGCCATTCGAGAGATTACGTGTACCGCTTTATCGACTTCCTGTCTACTCAGCCTGTAAAGAGAGTACTGCTCCCCGATACATTGGGTATATTAATCCCATCCGAGGCTTACGCATATCTGTCTGAAATCGTAAATCGCTATCCTCATATCCATTTCGATTTTCACGGCCATAACGATTACGACCTTAGTGTAGCCAATGCACTCGAAGCCGTGAAAGCAGGGGTGCGTGGCTTGCATCTTACCATTAACGGTATGGGTGAACGTGCCGGCAACACACCTTTGGAAAGTACCGTAGCGGTATTGAACGATTTTCAGAAGGATGTAAAAACCTCAGTGAACGAAAAAGCACTATACAAAGTAAGCAAGCTGGTAGAAGCCTTTTCCGGCTTCAGAATTTCGGCGAACAAGCCTATTGTGGGAGAAAACGTATTTACACAAACAGCCGGCATCCATGCCGATGGTGATAAAAAGAAAAATCTTTACCACAACGATTTGATG encodes the following:
- the paiA gene encoding Spermidine/spermine N(1)-acetyltransferase, which encodes MNIQIREASEADLKVIQQLAYDIWPETYSPILSQEQIRYMLELFYSLKALHTEYHKEGYHFFIMRIGSIDAGYACVERKDAAHWHLHKIYLHQRYQGQGIGKKLIQHVEHVASQNGARYMTLNVNRYNIARYFYEACGYSIIKEDDIPIGNDFWMNDYIMRKDFTPE
- the leuC gene encoding 3-isopropylmalate dehydratase large subunit, whose protein sequence is MSTTPTTLFDKVWDAHVVRKIEDGPDVLFIDRHFIHEVTSPVAFLGLENRGIGVLYPERTFATADHNTPTINQHLPVKDPLSAKQLEALSRNAAKYGISIWALGSPKNGIVHVVGPENGITQPGMTIVCGDSHTSTHGAFGCIAFGIGTSEVEMVLSSQCIMQPKPKKMRITINGKLAKGVLPKDVALYMISQITASGATGYFVEYAGEVFENMSMEGRMTVCNMSIEMGARGGMIAPDETTFNYIKGRDKAPKGEDWDKAVAYWKTLKTDEGAVFDKELIFDAADIEPQITYGTNPGLGTGITRTIPKASEVKDGAITFKKALDYMDFKEGEPLLGKKIDYVFLGSCTNGRIEDFRAFASIVKGRKKADHVTAWLVPGSHLVAQQIKEEGILDILTEAGFELRQPGCSACLAMNDDKIPAGKYAVSTSNRNFEGRQGPGARTLLASPYVAAAAAVTGVVTDPRELLQEEAAVSA
- the leuD1 gene encoding 3-isopropylmalate dehydratase small subunit 1, whose protein sequence is MAYDKFTVLTSTAVPLPIENVDTDQIIPARFLKATERKGFGDNLFRDWRFNSDNTPKKDFVLNNPIYSGKILVAGKNFGSGSSREHAAWAIYDYGFRCVISSFFADIFKGNALNIGILPVTVSEAFLDKIFKAIEADPKATFEVDLPNQKVTILSTGESESFDINGYKKHNLMNGFDDIDYLQSMKSEIMAFAEKSMY
- the leuA_2 gene encoding 2-isopropylmalate synthase, whose translation is MTSQHTNSVNTSTVQEGNKSGVRHIEIMDTTLRDGEQTSGVSFSAQEKLTIAQLLLTEVKVDRIEIASARVSEGEFKAVKKITDWAADNGFIDRVEVLTFVDGDVSIKWMQKAGAKVMNLLTKGSLNHLTHQLKKTPEQHFSEIASVLKLATKKGIQCNVYLEDWSNGMRHSRDYVYRFIDFLSTQPVKRVLLPDTLGILIPSEAYAYLSEIVNRYPHIHFDFHGHNDYDLSVANALEAVKAGVRGLHLTINGMGERAGNTPLESTVAVLNDFQKDVKTSVNEKALYKVSKLVEAFSGFRISANKPIVGENVFTQTAGIHADGDKKKNLYHNDLMPERFGRKRKYALGKTSGKANIENNLAQLGIQLSEEDLKTVTQRIIELGDKKETVTQDDLPFIISDVLDSHSFAEKVVVEDYVLTHSKNMRPSTTVRLKFEDEVVEEHASGDGQYDAFMNALKKIYNKKKLPLAKLRDYVVRIPPGGKTDALCETHITWELNGREFTTTGLDSDQTVAAIKATQKMLNLI